A region from the Microcebus murinus isolate Inina chromosome 3, M.murinus_Inina_mat1.0, whole genome shotgun sequence genome encodes:
- the PCARE gene encoding photoreceptor cilium actin regulator: MGCTPSHSDIVNSVAKSGIQFLKKPKAILPGRQRGSERGSIPLLVKNSSCYDAGGYLPQGRGPAEEQPDSRRNQTTAEGLCQLKGDPASCKRKDVEGLIPKHKASPSQLKKSQSHMAKHAPFKTQGSHGSQGAAFSGEESEGSTYEETSKWERKPKCHRSCKQCHCCQTTPAAHGSEGKVDFPEPLVKAHQHAYAYLHSSLSKYEAILCIVRQAAQTRELLQPMVSFLLLCFEEISQLLGEISKDGEVLLQEVREDLAWPSRKGEPWEQPDLLQQLLQYTVSKLQALNGTVASLTGSCLEGSSSYLHSTASHLDSKLSTKRSVDERLLRALGQLESLASAHGDPGVQGPPLCSEDSGIGADNESVQSVDKLAKQNSWDFAPDPVEWKPVTSPHVETRLSGHAWQHSPCWTGSDRPQDCPLSRPPMAKVQPAAQGDARSPGPSGAGPGNSTSSSSEPGKSTLCDSFGIRVPAEAHLPKSSRSLDAPSFSEVEDSSPEEEEDEVSSLNLCAWQEKALHSRPQSSPGGRESPFQPRPRRLRSPQAQEMILKMKEAISERIKFVPVPSGHQDWAEEEEGRSVVPPRPSTVSGSRRAPERRQRSQSESYIQSQVGDPTLQELRRVQRDLSQRLEAFYALGAKGQGRSQEQVLQPRVAALWPSNCKVGPSSTTSKLRASLTKNFSILPSQDKSILQKCSPHPEGEQPWPGKAEKLPNATPSEEDKEAPRASDRDCPTRTSVKKLIEAFSPTESVRTLGDSKNSGSSPGLRRWGVPIMPPRFPIYRGLAPLYPKPQISPALGREPFQVGTGWRPLAPIFPPVSTTEAPKSVDIDREVEGNPEHLPPPPLEVLMDKSFTSLESPESSKSAESSPEGTPAPGPGGAGPARRTWASPKLRASMSPVDLLPSKSTTSPARTCSTRPGSSKSGCTPPKLALDPSRPPATSQNPEVKGGAPSQAQAEKAASLHKQPRKALPWHHSSHTSGQNRTSDASPARPTRGPRSPEAARQSRERSPLTARKASPTRAHWVPQADKRPPGLHSSHRPAQPSPPTVQGSPSPPLSPGAPSPPVSPRVLSPPTAKRGTSPPRQHGASSPPTQRPEASSPSSVPSLSPPVSPSQEHKETRDSEDSQADTAKVSGNTCSIFCPAASALFEAKSPLAAAHPPTPPEAGGPLGSPAGFRRSSSGPRLRADAQRRAALCALNPLPFVRRTASDRRPGARPPLPAPGSASTPCDAQLSQSSSSEESPRKDTEPWSSPCAPELQGGSWRASPPELCVLGHGLQRESHAGRIQDKSQPESPPQQKKVA; this comes from the exons ATGGGGTGCACACCTTCGCACAGTGACATCGTAAACAGCGTTGCAAAGAGCGGCATTCAGTTTTTGAAAAAACCCAAGGCAATTTTGCCAGGACGTCAAAGGGGTAGTGAAAGAGGTTCCATCCCTTTGCTGGTTAAAAACTCCTCCTGCTATGACGCTGGGGGGTACCTGCCCCAGGGACGGGGGCCAGCGGAGGAGCAGCCAGATTCCAGGAGGAACCAAACCACGGCTGAAGGTCTTTGTCAGCTCAAGGGAGATCCTGCTTCATGCAAAAGGAAAGATGTGGAAGGACTGATCCCAAAACACAAAGCCTCTCCATCCCAGCTGAAGAAATCACAAAGCCACATGGCTAAGCATGCTCCATTCAAGACACAGGGCTCCCATGGCTCACAAGGGGCAGCGTTTTCTGGGGAAGAGAGTGAGGGAAGTACTTACGAGGAGACCTCCAAATGGGAAAGGAAGCCCAAATGCCACAGGTCGTGCAAACAGTGCCATTGCTGCCAAACCACCCCCGCTGCCCATGGGTCTGAAGGCAAGGTGGACTTCCCCGAGCCCCTGGTCAAGGCCCACCAGCACGCGTATGCCTATCTGCACTCCAGCCTCTCCAAATACGAAGCCATTCTGTGCATCGTCCGCCAGGCCGCCCAGACCCGGGAGCTGCTGCAGCCCATGGTCAGCTTCCTGCTGCTGTGCTTTGAGGAGATCAGCCAGCTGTTGGGGGAGATCTCCAAGGATGGAGAAGTGCTGCTCCAGGAAGTCAGGGAGGATCTGGCTTGGCCATCGAGGAAAGGAGAGCCCTGGGAGCAGCCGGACCTCCTGCAACAGCTGCTGCAGTACACGGTCAGCAAGCTGCAGGCGCTCAACGGCACAGTGGCCTCGCTCACCGGCAGCTGCCTGGAGGGCTCCAGCAGCTACCTCCACTCCACTGCAAGCCACTTGGACAGCAAGCTGAGCACAAAAAGGAGCGTGGATGAACGCCTCCTAAGGGCTCTGGGGCAGCTAGAGAGCCTGGCGAGTGCCCACGGTGACCCTGGGGTACAGGGTCCCCCCTTGTGTTCTGAGGACAGTGGCATTGGCGCCGACAATGAGTCTGTGCAGTCCGTGGACAAGCTGGCCAAGCAAAACAGCTGGGACTTTGCACCAGACCCAGTAGAATGGAAGCCGGTGACTTCACCCCACGTGGAGACCAGGCTGTCAGGACACGCCTGGCAGCACAGTCCATGCTGGACGGGCTCAGACAGGCCCCAGGACTGCCCACTCTCAAGGCCTCCTATGGCAAAGGTTCAGCCGGCAGCACAGGGTGACGCACGCAGCCCGGGCCCCTCCGGCGCAGGCCCAGGGAACAGCACCTCCAGTTCTTCAGAGCCGGGCAAAAGTACTCTGTGCGATTCCTTCGGGATCAGGGTCCCTGCGGAAGCACATCTTCCTAAAAGCTCCAGGTCGCTGGATGCGCCATCCTTTAGTGAAGTTGAGGACAGCAGcccggaggaggaggaagatgaagttAGCAGCCTGAATCTGTGTGCATGGCAGGAAAAGGCTCTGCATTCCAGGCCACAGTCTTCGCCTGGTGGCCGGGAAAGCCCGTTTCAGCCCCgccccaggaggctgagaagccccCAAGCCCAGGAAATGATTCTGAAGATGAAAGAAGCCATCAGTGAAAGGATCAAGTTTGTCCCTGTGCCCTCTGGGCACCAGGActgggctgaggaggaggagggaaggtcAGTGGTCCCCCCGAGACCTAGCACAGTCAGTGGTAGCAGGAGGGCCCCCGAGAGGCGACAGAGGTCCCAGTCAGAGTCTTATATTCAGAGCCAGGTGGGGGACCCCACCCTCCAGGAGCTGCGGAGGGTCCAGAGAGACCTCAGTCAGAGGCTGGAGGCATTTTATGCCCTGGGTGCCAAAGGGCAGGGGCGGAGCCAGGAGCAGGTTCTGCAGCCCAGAGTGGCGGCTCTGTGGCCCAGCAACTGCAAGGTCGGGCCGAGCAGCACCACTAGCAAGCTCAGGGCCTCTCTCACCAAGAACTTCAGCATTTTGCCAAGTCAGGACAAGAGCATCTTGCAGAAATGCAGTCCCCACCCTGAGGGCGAACAGCCCTGGCCAGGGAAAGCTGAGAAGCTTCCAAATGCCACCCCATCAGAGGAGGACAAGGAGGCTCCCAGGGCCAGCGACAGGGACTGTCCCACCAGAACATCAGTCAAGAAACTCATTGAAGCTTTCAGTCCCACTGAGAGTGTAAGGACGCTGGGGGATTCCAAGAACTCTGGGTCAAGCCCCGGCCTCAGGAGGTGGGGGGTCCCCATCATGCCACCTAGGTTTCCCATTTACAGGGGGCTTGCCCCTTTGTATCCTAAGCCCCAGATTTCTCCAGCACTAGGCAGAGAACCTTTCCAAGTGGGCACAGGCTGGAGGCCCTTAGCACCCATCTTTCCCCCTGTGTCTACAACAGAAGCACCCAAGAGTGTGGACATTGACCGTGAAGTGGAGGGCAACCCAGAGCACCTCCCTCCACCGCCTCTGGAAGTCCTGATGGACAAATCATTCACTTCTCTGGAGTCCCCAGAAAGCAGCAAGTCAGCAGAGAGCTCCCCTGAAGGGACACCTGCACCAGGGCCGGGAGGAGCTGGCCCTGCCAGGAGAACATGGGCTTCCCCAAAGCTGAGAGCCTCCATGAGCCCCGTGGACTTGCTGCCCAGCAAGAGCACCACCAGCCCCGCCAGGACCTGTAGCACCAGGCCAGGGAGCAGCAAGAGCGGCTGCACCCCCCCAAAGCTTGCTTTGGACCCCAGCCGCCCACCAGCCACGAGCCAAAACCCAGAGGTGAAGGGTGGGGCTCCGAGCCAGGCACAGGCAGAGAAGGCCGCAAGCCTCCACAAGCAGCCCCGGAAGGCACTGCCCTGGCACCACTCCAGCCACACATCTGGGCAAAACAGGACCTCAGATGCCAGCCCAGCCAGGCCAACACGAGGGCCACGTTCTCCCGAGGCGGCAAGGCAGAGCCGAGAGAGAAGCCCCCTGACGGCCAGGAAGGCCTCTCCCACAAGGGCACACTGGGTGCCACAAGCAGACAAGAGGCCCCCGGGCCTGCATTCTTCTCACAGACCTGCCCAGCCAAGTCCCCCCACTGTGCAGGGGTCCCCCAGCCCACCACTCAGCCCTGGAGCTCCCAGCCCGCCGGTGAGCCCCAGGGTGCTAAGCCCACCCACAGCCAAGAGGGGAACTTCCCCACCACGCCAGCACGGGGCCTCCAGCCCCCCCACCCAGCGCCCAGAAGCAAGCTCCCCTTCCTCTgttccctccctgtcccccccaGTGTCCCCGTCTCAGGAGCACAAGGAAACAAGAGACTCTGAAGACAGTCAAGCAGACACAGCCAAAGTTTCTGGGAATACGTGTTCCATATTCTGCCCGGCCGCTTCCGCTCTGTTTGAAGCTAAATCGCCGCTCGCAGCAGCCCACCCACCGACCCCACCCGAGGCTGGGGGCCCTCTTGGGAGCCCTGCAGGCTTCAGGAGGAGCAGCTCTGGGCCTCGGCTGCGGGCGGATGCACAGAGGAGAGCAGCCCTGTGTGCCCTCAACCCTCTGCCTTTCGTCAGGAGGACAGCTTCTGACCGCCGGCCGGGTGCCAGACCGCCACTGCCTGCCCCGGGCTCCGCCAGCACACCCTGCGACGCCCAGCTCAGCCAAAGCAG CAGCAGTGAGGAGAGCCCCAGGAAGGACACAGAGCCTTGGAGCAGCCCCTGTGCCCCAGAACTGCAGGGCGGCAGCTGGCGTGCGTCTCCCCCAGAGCTGTGCGTGCTGGGCCACGGGCTGCAACGGGAGTCCCATGCTGGCCGCATCCAGGACAAATCCCAGCCAGAATCACCGCCCCAGCAGAAGAAGGTGGCCTGA